The DNA segment CTACAGGACGAACGCTCTGAAATTTAGGAACGGAGGCACACCATGAGCACATCGCGACACGCGGCCATGGCGGCCGGAGTGCTGCTGGCGGTGGCGCTGCTGCTGGCCTGCATGACGTCACGCGAGGGGGCGCCCGCCCCCGAGCTGCAGGAATCGAAGACCGTCGCCGCCGACGGCGGCGCGGCGATGGCCGCCCCGCCCGGGGAGCCGGCCGCGGCCCCGAACACGGACAAGGCCGCCCGGCGCGAGGACGTGCAGCGCCCCGTCGAGGCGACGAAGAAAAAGATCATCAAGACCGCCGACGTCCGCATGCAGGTGGCCGACTACGCCGCCTGCCGAAAGGCGATCGACGCTCACGTGACCGCCCACGGTGCATACATCGCCTCGGAGAACGAGAACAACGACGGCCACACCCTGGAGAACACCCTCGTCATCCGGGTGGAGGCCGAGCGCTTCGACGCGCTCCTGGCCGCACTGGCCGGCGAGGCGTCCTACCTCCACACCAAGTCGGTCAACGCCCGCGACGTGACCGAGGAGTACGTGGACGTGGCGGCCCGCCTCCGCACCCGGCGCGAGGTGGAGGCGCGGTACGTCGAGATCCTCCGTCAGGCCCGCACCATCCCCGACGTGCTGGCGGTGGAGAAGGAGCTGCGCGTGCTCCGCGAGGAGATCGAGTCCGCCGAGGGACGGCTCAAGTACCTCAACGACCAGGTGGACTACAGCACCATCCGCCTCACCGTGTACCAGACGCTCGCCTTCGCGCCGGCGCCCGGCGAGGGCATCGGCTCCCGGCTGCTGGCGGCGCTCCGCGAGGGCTGGTCCGGCCTGGTCACCCTGTTCGTGGGGCTGGTGTACATCTGGCCGTTCTGGGTGCTGGTGGGCATCATCGTGTGGCTCCTGGTCCGCTACCGCCGCCGGCTGCTGGCCCGCCGCGCCGCCGCCCAGCCGGCTGCCGGTGCGCCGAAGAGCTGATCGACGGGATCGCGACATGCCGATGGCATCCGTCGAACGCTACGAGTTCCATACCCACACGCTGCTCAGCGACGGCGACCTGATTCTGTCCGAGCACGTCCGCCGCGCCGAGAAGGCCGGCGTGACGGTGCTCGCCGTGACCGACCACGCCGACGCCAGCAACCTGGAGGATCTGCTGAAGGCCTACCGGCGCTTCATGGAGCTGGAAGCCGCCCGCTACGCCGTGCGGGTGATCCCCGGCGTCGAGCTGACCCATGTGCCGCCCGACCTGATCGACGAGTTGGCCCGCCAGGCCAAGGCGCTGGGCGCGCGGGTGGTGGGCGTGCATGGCGAGACCATCGTTGAGCCGGTGGCGTCCGGGACCAATCGCGCCGCCGTGACGTCACGCCACGTGGACTTTCTTGCCCACCCCGGCTTCCTCTCCGTCGAGGAGGCGCGCGCGGCGGCGGCCGGCGGCGTCTGCATCGAGCTGACGGCGCGCCAGGGGCACTGCCTGACCAACGGCCACGTGGCCCAGGTGGCCCGCGCGTCCGGTGCGGCGCTCATCGTCAACTCCGACGCTCACGCCCCCGAGGACCTGATCGACGCCGTGTTTGCGTGGCAGGTGGCCCGGGCGGCGGGCCTGTCCGACGCGGAGGCCAACACCGCGACGCTGACCAATCCCCGACGGCTCTTCGAGCGTATATCCACTGCTGATGGTTGATCGTTGATGGCTGATGTGCGAAGGTTCGTGCTCGTAATTCGTAATCGTCAATCGTAATCGTGACCGCACGCGTCATCGATGGGGGCGCGGGATCGGATCAAACAGCCATTGCGGCAAGCACCCGACCCTTTCGGGCCGCGCGCGTGCCGCAATGCGCGCAGGAGTTGTCGCTGTTGGAGACGCTTACTTCTTCGCCGGGGTCGCCGGAGCCGCCGGTGCGGCGGCGGGATAGGTCTGGTTGTAGAGGGCGATGACCGTATCCGTCACGTCGGCACCCGGGTTGAGGAAGGCGATGACCTGGGGGTTGAGGTAGAGGATCGCCGCATACTGGTTGTCCTGCGCGAATTTCTGGAACAGGGGCGCCATCTTCGCGTTCATCCGCTTGGTGAAGTCCTCGATCCGCTGGTTGAAAGCCTTCTTCAGGTCCTCGGAGCGTCGCTTGATCTCGGTGTCCAGGGCGTCGATCTCGCCGATCAGCTCGTCCCGCCGGGCGTCGGTGAGGACGTTCTGCTGGCTGCGGAGCTGGTTCTGCTTTTCCTCCAGCAGGCGGGCCCGTCCCCGGACCTGGTCGTCCTGAGCCTTGGCCCAGTCCATGATCTTCTGGTACTCAGCCTTACCCTCGTCGGTGCTCACCACCGCCCGGTTGGAATCGATGAACCCGATCTTGGACTGCGCCCATGCCGGCGCCGCCAGCACCGCCAGGATCGCGATGACGCACATGCTCGCTCTGTTCATGGACCGTCTCTCCTTTTTGGAATCACCCGGGGAACGGCTCGCCGGGCGCAAAATCGGCCGCCCGACGCCGGGGCCGGCGGGTCGGGCTCCGTCCCGACCGGTTATGATAACGGGCGCGACGTCGTGGTTTCAACCCTTTTGTGCTTCCCCGCCGCGGCCGAACCCAGCCGGCTGGATAGATGTACGGATCCGCCGCGGTGATGTTTCGCTTGCGCCGCCATCCGAAACGGCCGATACTGAGTCGGAGCCGGCCGGAACGGCCGGCGCGGCGGAGGACCCGTGCAGGGACGCCTGTCATCCGTATGGTTGAATGATTACATCCGCAACCGGGGCGGCGTACTCACCGTGGAACGGCGGACCGTCATCGCCGGCTGATGAAGCGCGTTCAAAGGGCCGTCAGGTCTGACGGCCGCGCCCCCGAACCCGGCGGCCTACACCCGGGTGGATCTTGCGGACGGACTCACCGTCTACCTCGCGCCCGAGGTGCTGGCCCAACTGCGCCCCGGCGTGCGGAAGCTTCTCATCCACATCCAGGACTACGGTCGCTTCTGGCTTCACCTGGAGCCATGACCGCGGCGGTCGACGCGCGCTGCCTCACGCCGGCAGCTTCGCTCGCGCGAACTCCAGGCCCAGCGCCTGGAGCTTGGCGTCGGCGGGCCGGGTGGTCGCGGGATCCCAGTCACGCTTGGCGTAGTACTCGGCCATCAGCCGGTCCCACGCGTCGCGGGCCACCACCGCGCCCTTGCGCGGACCCATCGTGAGCGGCTCCTCGAAAAAGCGATCCGGGATGCTGTCGTCGGCCCGGCGGAAGCCCTCGCGGTAGTTGAAGCACTTCTCCAGGTTGAACACCCGCTCGCCGGCGGCGACGTAATCCGCATCGACCCAGCCGCGGCCGGAGATCGATTCCAGCACCTGCTCCACCAGGCCGGCGGCGTAACCGCCCCGGGCGAAGAGGCACACGCCGACGGAATCCACCAGGGCGGTCCCGTTCTGCCGGTCGGAGGTGAATCCGTTCAGGTGGCAGGCGCCCCGGTTGGAAGTGGCGTAGCTCACTCCGTAGCCGGGCTGCACATGGACGTTCCACGCCGCGAAGCCGTGCCCCTTGCTGTGGATGGCGAACTTGGCGGTCTCGCGCCCCATCCGGCCGGCCAGGTGGCGCACGCCCCGTGCGGCGGCGTCGCCGACGCCCTCCCGGTGGGCGATCCGGTGCAGCAGCTCGATAGTGGCGTCGACGTTGCCCCAGGCCAGGTCGAGGCCGTCCAGGGCGTCCCGGTCGATGCAGCCGCGCTCGTACGCTTCCATGAGGAACCCGATCACTCCGCCCACCGAGATGATGTCGAGCCCCAGGTCGTCGGCGTGCCGGATAGCCCGCTGCACGCCGCCCAGGTCGCCGATGAGCAGGTTGGCGCCCAGCATGGTGCCGGTCTCGTATTCGGGTCCGTCGTGGACGAGACCGGGGTACGGACCGTCGGCCACGCGGCCCGCCTTCTTGCAGGCCAGCGGGCAGGCGTAGCAGGCGAAGTCCCGCTGCCAGACGGCCCGCCGCGCCGCCAGGCCGCCGATCCGCTCGATGTGCTCGAACGTCCCCTCGCGGAAGTTGCGCACCGCCTGGGTGCCGTTGTCGCTGGATGCCACAAGCGCCGAGCCGGTGCCGTAGCGCCGCCAGTTCTCGGTGCCCGGCGTGCCGTGGAAGCCCGCGCGAGCCTTGTCCAGTGCCTCCAGGAACCGCTTATGGGCGGCCACGTCGGGCTGGCGGGAGCCGCGCACGGCGACGGCCTTCAAGTTCTTGGCGCCCATCACGCAGCCGGTGCCGGCGCGGCCGGCGGCCCGGGCCGCGGTGTTGATCACGGAGGCGTAGGGGACGAGGTTTTCACCGGCGGGGCCAATGTAGCAGGTGCGGAAGCGCCGATCGCCCAGCGCCGCAGTGAAGGCGCGGTCGAAGGCGTCGGTGCCCATTCCCCAGTACTTGCCGGCGTCGCGGATTTCCACCCGGTCGTCGTCGACGTACAGGTAGACCGGCGCCGCCGCCCGCCCCCGCACCAGGATGCCGTCGTAGCCGGCGAAGCGGATCTCCGGCCCGATGAA comes from the Acidobacteriota bacterium genome and includes:
- a CDS encoding DUF4349 domain-containing protein, with the translated sequence MSTSRHAAMAAGVLLAVALLLACMTSREGAPAPELQESKTVAADGGAAMAAPPGEPAAAPNTDKAARREDVQRPVEATKKKIIKTADVRMQVADYAACRKAIDAHVTAHGAYIASENENNDGHTLENTLVIRVEAERFDALLAALAGEASYLHTKSVNARDVTEEYVDVAARLRTRREVEARYVEILRQARTIPDVLAVEKELRVLREEIESAEGRLKYLNDQVDYSTIRLTVYQTLAFAPAPGEGIGSRLLAALREGWSGLVTLFVGLVYIWPFWVLVGIIVWLLVRYRRRLLARRAAAQPAAGAPKS
- a CDS encoding histidinol phosphate phosphatase domain-containing protein, whose protein sequence is MASVERYEFHTHTLLSDGDLILSEHVRRAEKAGVTVLAVTDHADASNLEDLLKAYRRFMELEAARYAVRVIPGVELTHVPPDLIDELARQAKALGARVVGVHGETIVEPVASGTNRAAVTSRHVDFLAHPGFLSVEEARAAAAGGVCIELTARQGHCLTNGHVAQVARASGAALIVNSDAHAPEDLIDAVFAWQVARAAGLSDAEANTATLTNPRRLFERISTADG
- a CDS encoding OmpH family outer membrane protein, whose amino-acid sequence is MNRASMCVIAILAVLAAPAWAQSKIGFIDSNRAVVSTDEGKAEYQKIMDWAKAQDDQVRGRARLLEEKQNQLRSQQNVLTDARRDELIGEIDALDTEIKRRSEDLKKAFNQRIEDFTKRMNAKMAPLFQKFAQDNQYAAILYLNPQVIAFLNPGADVTDTVIALYNQTYPAAAPAAPATPAKK
- a CDS encoding aldehyde ferredoxin oxidoreductase family protein, with the translated sequence MSRLPGYWGSVLEVDLSTGRTGRREIPAADYEQFIGGRGLGMKLLWDLLPEPGADPLGPDNPLLFMPGPFAGFPLPSASRTCVVTKSPITAPVASPHRHASTVSYSNMGGFIGPEIRFAGYDGILVRGRAAAPVYLYVDDDRVEIRDAGKYWGMGTDAFDRAFTAALGDRRFRTCYIGPAGENLVPYASVINTAARAAGRAGTGCVMGAKNLKAVAVRGSRQPDVAAHKRFLEALDKARAGFHGTPGTENWRRYGTGSALVASSDNGTQAVRNFREGTFEHIERIGGLAARRAVWQRDFACYACPLACKKAGRVADGPYPGLVHDGPEYETGTMLGANLLIGDLGGVQRAIRHADDLGLDIISVGGVIGFLMEAYERGCIDRDALDGLDLAWGNVDATIELLHRIAHREGVGDAAARGVRHLAGRMGRETAKFAIHSKGHGFAAWNVHVQPGYGVSYATSNRGACHLNGFTSDRQNGTALVDSVGVCLFARGGYAAGLVEQVLESISGRGWVDADYVAAGERVFNLEKCFNYREGFRRADDSIPDRFFEEPLTMGPRKGAVVARDAWDRLMAEYYAKRDWDPATTRPADAKLQALGLEFARAKLPA